The nucleotide window TGGGGCTCGAACCTCGTTTTGTGAACGGCTTGCGCGTCACCGATCCGGCCACGCGCGACGCCGCTCTGATGGTCCTGGCCGGCCTCGTGAACAAGCGCTTGGTGGCCATGCTGGCGAGCGCCGGACAACCGGCGGTCGGGATCTGCGGCGGCGATGGAGATACCTTCCTGGCGGAGAAGATGAGTCTCGGCGGCGCCGACCTGGGTTTTGTGGGCTATCTCACCGGTTGCAATGCGACGCTGCTCGAACTCCTGTGGGTGAACGGCATGGTTCCGGTAGCGGCCAGCATCGCGCCCGGGCGCGACGGCGAATATTACAACATCAATGCCGACCACATGGCCGCCGCCTGCGCCGAGTTTTGCCATGCCGAACGGTTGATCTACCTGACCGACGTAGCCGGAGTGCTCGACGGTTCCGCCGTCCTGCCGCGGATTTCAGCCCGCGATCTGGAGGCGCTCATCCGGACGAGAAAAGTCACGGGCGGGATGGTCTTGAAGCTCGAAGCTTGCCGGCGCGCGCTGCTCTCCGGCGTCGAGCAGGTTTCGATCGTGGGCGGCGCGCAGCCAGGCGCTTTGTCGGACGCTGTGTTCCGATCCGATCCCGAAGCTCCCGGACGGGGCACGCGCGTGGAAGCAGCCGCATGAGACAAACAAAACAGAAATAGAAAAGAGAAAATAGACAAAAGCTCAGCTCTTTTCCAATTTCTAATTTCTATTTTCTGATTCCTGGGGGAGGAACTCCTTTGGCACAAAAAGTCGTTCTTGCTTATTCGGGCGGGCTCGATACTTCGATCATCGTGCCGTGGTTGAAAGAAAACTACCGTTGCGAAGTGATCGCCATGATCGGCGATGTGGGGCAAGAGGAGGACCTTGCCGCCGCCCGCGCCAAGGCGCTTGCCACGGGCGCTTCGCGCGCCTTGGTCGAGGACTTGCGCGAAGAATTTTTGAGCGGCTACATCTGGCCCACGCTCCGGTCGGGCGCCGTGTACGAGCACAAATACCTGCTCGGGACTTCTTTCGCCCGGCCCATCTTGGCCAAACGCCAGGTGGAGATTGCGCGGCAGGTCGGCGCCGACACGGTTGCCCACGGCTGCACCGGCAAAGGCAACGACCAGGTCCGCTTCGAGTTGACCTACCGGGCGCTGGCTCCGGATCTCCGCGTCATCGCCCCCTGGCGCGAGTGGGACATCCAGTCGCGCGAAGACGCTCTGGCCTATGCCGCCAGCCGTGGCGTGCCGGTCACGCAAACCAGGAAGAACCTCTTCAGCCGCGACCGCAACCTCTGGCACCTCAGCCACGAAGGTGGTCCGCTCGAGGACCCGGCATGGGCTCCCGACGAATCGGTCTGGCAATGGACCTGTTCGCCCGAGGAAGCTCCGGACTCACCGGATGAGGTGCGGCTTGAGTTTGAAGAGGGCATTCCGGTGGCGGTGGATGGCCGGCGGTTTGCCCCGGTCGCTCTGCTCGCGGAATTGAACGGCCGGGCGGCGCGGCACGGCATTGGCCGCGTGGACCTGGTGGAAAACCGCTTCGTGGGAATCAAGTCCCGCGGGCTTTACGAAACGCCCGGCGGAACGCTGCTGGTGACGGCGCATCAGGAGCTCGAGGCGCTTTGCCTCGACCGCGAGACGGCCCACTTCAAGCAGCACGTCGCGCTCAAATACGCCGAATTGGTTTATTTCGGCATGTGGTTCACGCCCCTGCGCGAAGCGCTCGACGAGTTCGTCCGGGCAACCCAGCAGACCGTGACCGGGAGCGTCACACTGCGGCTCTTCAAGGGCAATCTGACCGTCGCCGGCCGCACTTCGCCCTATTCCTTGTACTCGCAGGATCTCGCCAGCTTTTCCATGGCGCGCTACAACCCCCGCTTCGCCGAGGGCTTTATCCAACTGCTTGGCCTGCCGCTCGAAGTCCGTGCCCGGCTTCAAGCCCGATTTCAAGCCCAATCTCAAGCTCCTTCTCAAGAATGCCCCGTGCCGGCCCGCCCCGCCGTCGCCGATCAGCCGCGAGTGATGCGGGCAGCGAAGGTGGCGCGATGAGCCCGCCCAAAGAAGGAACAGGAACGGCTTCAGCCCGGGCTGGCCCGGGTGGAATGTGGGGCAGCGGGTTCCGCGCGCCCACCGATCCCGCTTTCTTTGCCTTCCAGCGCTCGTTTGGCTACGATCGCCGGCTCT belongs to Candidatus Acidiferrales bacterium and includes:
- the argB gene encoding acetylglutamate kinase — its product is MVKIAGALLESAETTRLIARQIAEVSQVGHEVLVLHGGGKILTSTMERLGLEPRFVNGLRVTDPATRDAALMVLAGLVNKRLVAMLASAGQPAVGICGGDGDTFLAEKMSLGGADLGFVGYLTGCNATLLELLWVNGMVPVAASIAPGRDGEYYNINADHMAAACAEFCHAERLIYLTDVAGVLDGSAVLPRISARDLEALIRTRKVTGGMVLKLEACRRALLSGVEQVSIVGGAQPGALSDAVFRSDPEAPGRGTRVEAAA
- a CDS encoding argininosuccinate synthase, translating into MAQKVVLAYSGGLDTSIIVPWLKENYRCEVIAMIGDVGQEEDLAAARAKALATGASRALVEDLREEFLSGYIWPTLRSGAVYEHKYLLGTSFARPILAKRQVEIARQVGADTVAHGCTGKGNDQVRFELTYRALAPDLRVIAPWREWDIQSREDALAYAASRGVPVTQTRKNLFSRDRNLWHLSHEGGPLEDPAWAPDESVWQWTCSPEEAPDSPDEVRLEFEEGIPVAVDGRRFAPVALLAELNGRAARHGIGRVDLVENRFVGIKSRGLYETPGGTLLVTAHQELEALCLDRETAHFKQHVALKYAELVYFGMWFTPLREALDEFVRATQQTVTGSVTLRLFKGNLTVAGRTSPYSLYSQDLASFSMARYNPRFAEGFIQLLGLPLEVRARLQARFQAQSQAPSQECPVPARPAVADQPRVMRAAKVAR